A stretch of the Helicobacter kayseriensis genome encodes the following:
- the tssK gene encoding type VI secretion system baseplate subunit TssK: protein MINHLKIAWSNGINIDRVHFEQQERYFEHTINYKTIQTQDNLFGILHCSFNQEMLRQGKIALDYISGVAQDGSVFNAPNDDRLPDPLEVNPSIMQDSIVALKIPISVDTIADMSIQNSLPDTRYIVSTTPIGSKVFDDTNTNFFMSNEEKALHSSTSQEQINVFTASLRLSLGFLGSKNSNELEIPICKIKTIGLNGNITLDEKFIPTTLNISTHPIITNFLEEIVYSTNQYYTQLVEGIKDVSKAKTSIDFSSFAALGVLKKWNILFSYLKHKTKIHPEFFYQKLIEFQADLYGINFKLEEKDFIAYNHLDISSSIITLIDHTKFLFSQIATPKYISATTTSNGHGFYLCSFDNLSIIQQSSIYFAISSPKGTAFIQQHFQSQSKVTSEAMIRQKISSQSDGIGIEMLSIVPPILPHLNDFVYYKIDKNDPLYHEILGDSRIAFYISNIIDDPEIKMWAIPD, encoded by the coding sequence ATGATCAATCATCTTAAAATCGCTTGGAGCAATGGAATCAACATTGATCGAGTTCATTTTGAACAACAAGAGCGATATTTCGAACACACCATAAACTACAAAACAATTCAAACACAAGACAATCTCTTTGGAATATTGCACTGCTCTTTCAATCAAGAAATGTTACGACAAGGCAAGATTGCCCTTGATTATATCAGCGGAGTTGCTCAAGATGGTAGCGTCTTTAATGCCCCAAACGATGATAGATTACCCGATCCCCTTGAAGTCAATCCTAGCATTATGCAAGATAGCATTGTAGCCCTAAAGATTCCAATCAGTGTAGATACGATTGCAGACATGTCGATTCAAAACTCACTTCCAGATACACGCTACATCGTATCAACAACTCCGATTGGCTCCAAAGTTTTTGATGATACCAATACAAACTTCTTTATGAGCAACGAAGAAAAAGCACTTCATTCTTCCACTTCTCAAGAGCAAATCAATGTTTTCACAGCCTCTCTTAGACTTTCATTGGGGTTTTTGGGCTCAAAAAATTCAAACGAACTTGAGATTCCAATCTGCAAAATCAAAACCATTGGCCTTAATGGAAACATCACGCTTGATGAGAAGTTCATCCCCACAACACTCAACATCTCCACACACCCTATCATCACAAATTTTTTAGAAGAAATTGTTTATTCAACCAATCAATATTACACACAACTTGTCGAGGGGATTAAAGATGTAAGCAAAGCAAAAACATCGATTGATTTTTCAAGCTTTGCTGCCCTTGGTGTGCTAAAAAAATGGAATATTCTTTTTAGTTATCTCAAACATAAAACCAAGATTCACCCAGAATTTTTCTATCAAAAACTCATCGAATTTCAAGCCGATCTTTATGGAATCAACTTTAAACTAGAAGAAAAAGATTTCATTGCCTACAACCACCTTGACATCAGCTCAAGCATTATTACTCTCATTGATCACACAAAGTTTTTATTTTCTCAAATTGCAACCCCCAAATATATCAGCGCCACAACGACATCAAATGGACACGGATTCTATCTCTGCTCCTTTGATAATCTCTCTATCATTCAACAATCCAGTATTTATTTTGCTATTTCTAGCCCAAAAGGCACTGCCTTTATCCAACAACATTTTCAATCACAAAGCAAAGTCACATCTGAGGCAATGATTCGACAAAAAATTAGCTCTCAATCAGACGGGATTGGCATTGAAATGCTTTCGATTGTCCCACCTATTCTTCCCCACCTAAATGATTTTGTTTATTATAAAATTGACAAAAATGATCCTTTGTATCATGAAATATTGGGAGATTCAAGAATCGCTTTTTATATTTCCAACATCATCGATGATCCAGAAATCAAAATGTGGGCAATCCCAGATTAA
- the tssJ gene encoding type VI secretion system lipoprotein TssJ, with protein sequence MQKINFIALILISLYFSGCYSSKQILVRNDKDSNLNLNADAVPITIFLYQLKDTAKFKDASAIDLIERSDAILGKDKIDATRMQIAPDNEKIIATINKNEVPYLGFLVIYNRMSKKKKIKSLIESDEISKDLLELQITKKGIFIVGKNKNEELIQ encoded by the coding sequence ATGCAAAAAATAAATTTTATTGCTCTGATTTTGATTTCGCTATATTTTTCTGGTTGCTACAGCTCAAAACAAATCCTTGTTAGAAACGACAAAGATTCCAATCTCAATCTCAACGCCGATGCAGTTCCAATCACCATTTTCCTTTATCAACTCAAAGATACTGCAAAATTTAAAGATGCTTCCGCCATCGATCTAATTGAGCGATCAGATGCCATACTAGGCAAAGACAAAATTGATGCAACACGGATGCAAATTGCACCAGATAATGAAAAAATCATTGCAACAATCAATAAAAATGAAGTTCCCTACCTTGGATTTCTTGTCATCTACAATAGAATGAGCAAAAAGAAAAAGATTAAATCCCTCATAGAAAGTGATGAAATTTCAAAAGATTTGCTTGAATTGCAAATCACAAAAAAAGGGATCTTTATTGTTGGTAAAAATAAAAACGAGGAGCTCATTCAATGA
- the flgG gene encoding flagellar basal-body rod protein FlgG, with amino-acid sequence MIRALHTATTGMLGQQMQIDTTSNNIANVNTVGYKKQRAEFSDLLYQTMQYAGTNTSDNTVSPTGIEVGLGVRPIAISKMFSQGSLKETENNLDVAIAGKGFFQIQLPDGNIGYTRSGNFKVDSTGAIVDSNGYRLIPEITIPEGTTQISIGGDGTVSAVQGNQTDVEVLGQIEIVNFVNPAGLHSLGDNLYLNTNASGDPIAGVAGQGGLGQLKQGFIELSNVKLVEEMTDLITGQRAYEANSKSIQTADAMLQTVNQLKR; translated from the coding sequence ATGATTCGAGCACTACATACAGCCACAACAGGAATGCTAGGACAGCAAATGCAAATTGATACAACATCAAACAATATTGCCAATGTCAATACAGTAGGATACAAAAAACAACGCGCAGAATTTAGCGATCTCCTCTATCAAACAATGCAATATGCCGGCACAAACACAAGTGATAATACTGTTTCTCCTACGGGGATTGAAGTCGGACTTGGAGTTCGCCCTATCGCAATTTCTAAAATGTTCTCACAAGGAAGCTTGAAGGAAACAGAAAACAACCTTGATGTTGCTATTGCAGGAAAAGGATTTTTCCAAATTCAGCTCCCAGATGGAAATATTGGCTATACACGTAGTGGAAACTTCAAAGTCGATTCCACTGGAGCAATCGTGGATAGTAATGGATATCGACTGATCCCAGAAATTACAATCCCTGAAGGAACAACCCAAATTAGCATTGGAGGCGATGGAACAGTCAGTGCAGTTCAAGGAAATCAAACAGATGTAGAAGTATTGGGACAAATTGAGATTGTCAATTTTGTCAATCCTGCAGGACTCCATTCTCTAGGGGATAATCTCTATCTCAATACCAATGCCTCAGGCGATCCTATTGCAGGTGTAGCTGGTCAAGGTGGTCTTGGGCAACTCAAGCAAGGTTTTATTGAGCTAAGCAATGTAAAGCTTGTTGAAGAAATGACAGATCTTATCACTGGACAAAGGGCATATGAAGCAAACTCCAAAAGCATCCAAACAGCCGATGCAATGCTCCAAACAGTCAATCAACTCAAACGATAA
- a CDS encoding flagellar hook-basal body protein translates to MQSGYYSATGGMVTQFNRLDMIANNLANLNTNSYKRDDVAIGDFTRILKGEQDELPIENHTKEAANFWNRAMDKVPLITEQYTDQRVGTLMQTDNELDFALKNENAFFAIQTPDGIRYTRDGSFNIDSEGNLVTKEGFKVLSRNWIDHEGGITLNPSMQAIFSPSGNITMRTPEGEIIEAGSVGIVSFANPKYLKKTGSGLYEYVGKDLSKDRFLYQNNDDVLAQGFIEKSNVNAVLEMTSLIETNRLVDMYQKVMKTHMDDLNSEAIQKLAVRA, encoded by the coding sequence ATGCAAAGCGGTTACTACAGCGCAACAGGGGGGATGGTGACACAATTTAATCGACTCGATATGATTGCCAACAATCTTGCCAATCTCAATACCAATAGCTACAAAAGGGACGATGTCGCTATTGGCGATTTCACAAGGATTCTTAAGGGAGAGCAAGATGAACTTCCTATCGAAAATCACACAAAAGAGGCTGCTAATTTCTGGAATCGAGCAATGGATAAAGTCCCACTAATAACAGAACAATATACCGACCAAAGAGTTGGAACATTGATGCAGACAGACAACGAACTAGATTTTGCCCTCAAAAATGAAAATGCTTTTTTTGCTATTCAAACTCCCGATGGCATTCGCTACACACGAGATGGGAGTTTCAATATCGATTCTGAGGGGAATCTAGTCACCAAAGAGGGCTTTAAAGTCCTCAGTCGCAATTGGATTGATCATGAAGGAGGTATCACTCTCAACCCTTCAATGCAGGCTATTTTTAGCCCTAGTGGAAATATCACAATGAGAACCCCTGAGGGAGAAATCATCGAAGCAGGATCTGTAGGAATCGTATCTTTTGCCAACCCCAAATATCTCAAAAAAACAGGTAGCGGACTTTATGAATATGTCGGTAAAGATTTATCCAAGGACAGATTTCTCTATCAAAACAATGATGATGTTTTGGCTCAAGGCTTTATCGAGAAGAGCAATGTAAATGCTGTGCTTGAAATGACTAGCCTCATAGAAACAAATCGACTTGTAGATATGTATCAAAAAGTGATGAAAACCCATATGGATGATCTCAATTCCGAAGCCATCCAAAAACTAGCCGTTAGAGCATAA
- the icmH gene encoding type IVB secretion system protein IcmH/DotU, with protein MNKTHNKEEQPSLLQELKIQGLNNNPALDHSLQLLVLGQRLSKISYLDEEKISQIREQMANEIVSLTTTLATLKIYDEIDIARLKFCLCVFLDGLLMQNEVFLQSSYVNNTLTLRYFKELSDGKKFFSIMDKWLENPLKNKDMLEVIYACLLLGYKGHFAVDKKHEEQIAFLCENIASSITPTLNTNDMVAFEYAYRNQENQTFWQKYLSVFTKILLFVVPVVSILCIYLFEFITIQKDIFQTSSTLKSQIDSYKKSKEAQSMEHKNNGLVIQKDS; from the coding sequence ATGAATAAAACACACAACAAGGAAGAACAACCCTCCCTTCTTCAAGAATTAAAAATTCAAGGGCTTAACAATAACCCTGCCCTAGATCATTCCCTTCAGCTTCTTGTTCTTGGCCAAAGACTTTCCAAAATCTCCTATCTTGATGAAGAAAAAATCTCTCAAATTAGGGAGCAAATGGCCAATGAGATAGTATCTCTAACAACCACACTTGCAACGCTGAAGATTTATGATGAAATCGATATTGCAAGGCTTAAATTTTGCCTTTGTGTTTTTCTTGATGGCCTTTTAATGCAAAATGAAGTTTTTCTTCAAAGTTCCTATGTCAACAATACCCTGACATTGCGCTATTTTAAAGAGTTAAGTGATGGAAAAAAATTTTTTTCTATTATGGATAAATGGCTAGAAAACCCATTAAAAAACAAAGACATGCTAGAAGTCATCTATGCATGTCTTTTATTGGGATACAAGGGGCATTTTGCAGTAGATAAAAAACATGAAGAACAAATCGCTTTTCTATGCGAAAATATCGCCTCTAGCATCACTCCGACACTTAACACCAATGATATGGTCGCCTTTGAATATGCCTACAGAAATCAAGAAAATCAAACTTTTTGGCAAAAATACTTATCGGTTTTTACAAAGATTCTCCTCTTTGTCGTTCCTGTTGTGTCAATTCTTTGTATATATCTCTTTGAGTTTATTACAATCCAAAAAGATATTTTTCAAACTTCATCAACACTTAAATCTCAAATCGACTCATACAAAAAGAGCAAAGAAGCGCAAAGCATGGAACATAAAAATAATGGCCTTGTCATTCAAAAAGATTCTTAA